The Thermodesulfovibrionales bacterium genomic sequence ATGTTTCAGGTTTTGCGTACTTCCAGGATAACTCTTAATATCCATGCCGATTCATCACCACGGTTCGCTTCAAACATGCGGCTCTTTGAAACAACCGGCGTCGGCACCTGCATGGTTACGGACTGGAAGAGCAACTTGCCGGATTTATTCGAACCCGATAAAGAAGCGGTCACGTACAAAACAACGGATGAATGCCTTGAAAAAGTTGCCTGGCTGCTGGACCACCCGAGGGAGCGCGAGGAGATAGCACGAGCTGGGCAGTCGCGAACCATGCGGGCGCATACTTTCGCTCAGCGGGCGCTCCTTTTGAATGAAATCATTCATAAACAGATGAGGGCGTAATCTGAATGAAGTTTGCGAAAAACATAAAACGCTTTGTGCCTCCTGTTATGGCAGATCTAGTGGCTCAGGCGTTCACTAGTCCTGTCTTTTCAGGCAACTACCGAACATGGGAGGAAGCGCAACTCGCATCAACGAGCTACGATTCAGACGTGATCCTGAATAAGGTCAAGGACGCCCTGCTCAAGGTGAAGAATGGCGAAGCCGTTTATGAGCGGGATTCTGTCCTTTTCGACAAGGTTCAGTATTCCTGGCCTTTGCTGGCCGGACTTTTATGGGTCGCTTCGCGGGAGGACAACAGACTGAACCTGATCGATTTCGGCGGATCGCTCGGGAGCAGCTATTATCAGAATAAGAAATTTCTGGAGCATTTGCCTGAGTTGAAATGGAGCATTGTCGAGCAGGAGAAATTTGTTGAATGCGGGAAACAATATTTCGAGGACGAGCACGTTAGGTTCTATCATGATCTGAATGCGTGCATAGAGGAGCGTCATCCTGACGCGATACTCTTTTCGAGTGTCATCCAGTACCTGGAAAAGCCGTACGGCCTGTTGGCGGATGTCCTGAATCAAGGATTCGCCTATATTC encodes the following:
- a CDS encoding methyltransferase, TIGR04325 family, encoding MKFAKNIKRFVPPVMADLVAQAFTSPVFSGNYRTWEEAQLASTSYDSDVILNKVKDALLKVKNGEAVYERDSVLFDKVQYSWPLLAGLLWVASREDNRLNLIDFGGSLGSSYYQNKKFLEHLPELKWSIVEQEKFVECGKQYFEDEHVRFYHDLNACIEERHPDAILFSSVIQYLEKPYGLLADVLNQGFAYI